The genomic stretch TTGCTCACAAGATCTAGGACACAGGGAAGTCAGCTCAGTCACTGCAGCTCTTGTCCAATACCCACACAGGCTTTTAGGGGTTGATCCCAGCCACCCCAACTTAGCACCAAGAGCACACCTCCCACcctcagaggcagacagaccgGTAGCACTCTTTCCACTCTCTACCACATACCACAAAGATCAGAAGAGGCCTTGTCTAACTCTTCAGCCTCTGCAATCATTTCTGCCATGGCCAGGATGTCAGCCTCCAAGGGGTTGGATGGGATCTTCACCTTCAGCTCCTCAATGGTCTCCACAATCTTGTCTGTGCTCTCCAAGGTAGTGGGCAAGAACATGGGCACAGGCACCTGGAAGCACAAATCCCCAGTAAATGTAAAGAATCACTAGTGAATAAGGGTACCAGCttatgaaatgaaaaacaaaacaaaacaaaacaaaacaaaacagagaaggtAGGATTCAATCTTAGAAGtataaagaaggaagaagaaggacacTTACCGGGATAGGCATTGAGAAAGGCACCGGGACTTTCTGGCAGTATAGATGCATAGGCACTGGCACAAATATGGGCACTGGGATGGGCAGCACAATCATCTGTGGCTTCCACTCTTCTGCAAACAAGAGAAGTCTTTTTAACACTCCTTCTAGATGAGTGGCATCTGATCTAGGACCGGATGCTTATGTCATCCCCCAAAGCTCTAAACATGTGTTCAGTGTCACAAAATTGCCCTTAAACAGATTGAAAGAGAGCTCCCTAAGTAATGTCCTGGTCCAGTTCCGAGACATAAGGCTAGAGGCTTAGGACTTAGGAATGCAGTGGAATGGAGTGATCATGGCATTCACCTGTCTGACTTCCTTTGGACTTCATTTCCACCTTGCAGGAGACTCCCCGGTTCTGCATCAGCGGCTTACACATGGCAGCTTTGTTTTTTCGGGGTGTTGCTGGGGGTTGTGGAGGTGGAGGGGTGGGCACAGTTGGAGTTGGCCGAGTCTTCAGAGGGATCTGTTGCATAAAAGGAACATTAGTTCTGCAGATTAGAGTACCCTCCTCTGAAATAATCCtccctcttgttttttttttgtttgtttgtttgtttgttttttcctgaccTTGCCCAAATTCCCATTTTCCTCTGGGGTCCTCactgtgttgttgttttccaCTTTGGTTTGAGAGGGTGTCTGGGGCTTTGACTCAGAAGACTGACCTGTagaatcaaacaaataaatactctGGCTAGAGGAACTAACTGTTTTCCTCACAATTTTTTTCTAAGGAGAGCTTTATGAAAGAGCATACTAAAAACAAATAGGTAGTCTAGGATTTCTCTTCCTTCCTACCCCAGGTCTACTCTTCTCTGGGGCCCAGAAACAGTAGCCAAGAAGATTCTTTGATTCTGGCTACTAAAAAGAATGAAACACTCTCTGAAAACTAACCATAACCACTGCAAGCCCCATCCTACCTGAGTATACCTTAAACTATATATCCTTACAGGGAACCAGTAGACTCTCACTCCAAGAAGATTTAAACAAGAATACCCAGAAGAGTCCAGAAGATAAAAAGGAGCACAATACCAGGCACTCTGGCCAGGGTAATGGCAAACTGAGGAAGGGGATTGACCCAAAATTGGAAGAGCCCAGGCCAGTTCTAACAGTGTCACACTGTCCCAGACTCACTGTTCAGGAGGCTTTCTGGCCCACTCTGGGTATCCAAGTTGGGCTGGTTCTGCTGGCTGTAGAAGCGCAGCAGACACTGTTGGTTGCAGAAATGACGGATTTGCCCACGCCAGTGGATGGTTTCCAGCAGCTTCCCCTGGCGCTTACAGGCATGGCACCGGGCAGCCTGAGGGCATTGACAGAATAGTCAGACCTGCCACTTGAAAATGTGCTGGGCCCTCCTCTATGACAAGCCATGCTTCTCTCTTTGGAGACAGGACCAGCTTAGAGATTGGAGAGGTTAGCTCCCCTCCCTGGAGATCTGATGCTGATAAAATTATAACAGTTCATACCCCTGCTGCTTTCTTTCTGACATGTTGACTCTCCTTACCTTGCAGTACCATAACAGGTACTTGGTCTTACAGTCCTCACTGCAAAAGTCCCAGGTGCTGCCATCCAGTTGCTCAGTGACTCCACGCTGGCAGGTTTGGGAGCAGTAAGTACAAGTGATACAGCATAAGCCCAGCTTCTTAGTGAAATCTTGTTTGTACAGCAGCACACAGCCTAGAgaggagagaacaggaaagaaagcCTGGAGACAGAGTTACTTTCAGGTATTAGACCCAGTCTTTTCAAAGTGCTAAATCTGAAGCCTCCTCTAAAATTCAGTCCCTTACCTAAAGCCTTAGCATAAATGGGGTGGAGCATTCTGACAAGGCCCTACCTTATACTCTGTAAGCCTTGCTCCTTTCTCTGCCATCCTCCTTGGTCATAAGAGACAGGACCTTGGTCCCTAGCTCACTTCCTTACCTTCACTGCAGAAGCTTTTCTCTACCCCACTGAATCGAAGTTTCTCATGCAGGAGTTTCTCCTGCCGGCAGTGCTCACACTGGGATACCACACCCCGAAGCCGCTTGAAGTCCTCACAGCAATCACGGCAGCAGAACTGGAAGACCTGGTCCTGAGATGGAAATACAGGGCAGGGAGGGCAGAACTAGGACATCTGCACCTGATAGGCACAGCTGGAGAAGACTTCTTCAAACATGTGGCAAGATGTAGGTGGGGGGGATCTTACCTGCCACTCCAAGACCTCAGGCTTGCCACTGAAGAGGCTATGGCAGTAGTGACAGCTCAGGTGAATGCCCCCCTCAGGGCTAGTACGCTAGAGGGAAGGAAGACAGATAAAGGGGCAAGATGTGTGCAGTGctagaggggaggggaggtcaggTTTGCTCCTTTTTCTACCCAGGCCTACCTGTCCCAGTTCTCCTACCCTTTCCCTGTGGCCACTCCCTTTATCCCTGCTCCAGGGTCTGGAGTACCTGGAACTTGGTCCAGCAGCTGGGGCTGCAGAACTGGTAGACTGTGCGATCAACTTTGTTGTAGTAACAAGGGTCAGAGAGGCTGCGGCGGCAGAAGCTGCAGGGTCGGGGAGGGCCTGGggcatagagagaaagagagaaagaaagaaaaaagaggaagagagagtacaTAGAAGATGTAAGGTAGGGCAGAGATGGAATAGAAAATCCTCGGGAAGGTGTGGTTGGGGCGGAGGTTGGGCAGCAGAAATTACTCTAGAAGAGGGAAATATGGGAAGTAGAAGGAAGGCCAGCAGGGATTCCAGAGAAGAGGGCTTTGCACCTACCAGTGAGCCCTGCCTGCTTCACTTTGTAAGAAGTGGTACAGCACAGGGAACAGAACAAGCTGGTCTTGCCATTACGATCCACATGTGATAGCATCTCAAAGTTCTTACACAGGGTCTTGCACCAGACACATGGGTACACACGTGTGTTTTTCTGTGAGGATGGGGAaggagaggctgaggctggaTTTGTcccttcacttttatttttaaaattttttaaacatgaaatatTTCAGGCATACAAAAAAAGGTATAGATGATGATATAACAAAGACCTGTGTGTCCACCAGCCagcttcaaaaataaaacataacagaTACAATGAAACcccctttatttgttttatttttcccagcCCTCGACCCTTCAGGCACCTTTATTTATCACCCAAGAACCACACCCCCTTCTATAGCCCTCTACTGCACTACTCCCTCAGCCCCACCTTCTTGTATGCCCCCAAGCACGTTGTGTTGCAAAACCGCTTTTGTTGACCATCATGGAACAGGAGCTCTGGACCAAGGCTCCCAGGCCTGGCGTAGATGTAAGCCCCACACTGGTCACAACAGTTGGTTTTCAGTCCCTTGTTGGCTCGGAATTTGGAGAAGCAAGAATCACTGCAGAGTCGGTGCACCACGCTCCCGTTGCTGACCTCATGCAGGACCtgccacacatacatatacacaccctGAGCTGAGGCCAGGCTACCACCTCCCACCCCAATCAATGCAAGGACAGAACTCCCACCTCACCCTAGACCTTCACAGCAGACAGTGGGCCTAGGACCCCCCAACCTGTGCTTCAGGCTGTAGACTTGATGGTGAGATCCTGGGAGGTAAGGAAGGTCAGCTGCATACATCCTGGAGAAGCTCTATGCTTGAATTTGCTCTCTCATAATGGCTACCTTTTCCACCCAAACCCCCTTTTCCCAGGGCCCAGCCCCTGCAGCTCCAGAACCAGAGGGGCAGGTCAGAGCCAGCTGCAGGCTCTGCAAGTTGGCCTGTGGTGAGTAGTCTCACCTCTCCAGTCTTCTGGCATATGCTGCAGCGAGTGGCATCGGCGGGGTCCCCAGACTGGGGGATTGGACGCTGCTGCTGGGCctcatacagagagagacagacagatgtgcAGAACTCATGGAAGCTGCCTCCCGAACCAGACTGTACCACAATTGACTCCTTGGTGTTCCAGATCAACCTGGAGGTGGGAACAGGTTTGAGCATTCCCAGAACCGCCCTCTCATTCCAGTTGTAACCACTGCACTCCCTAGGATTCTGACTGATGACCAGAGTCAGATACTCTAACCACATCCCTAAAAttaaccctgtcctctccattctACTTGGTTTTGCCAAcatcctctctcttttccttaaCTCCCACCCCTGgcccctgccctcctcccccGCCCACCCTAGGATCTCAACGCACTTCCTGCAGAAGGTACAGGTCTTTCTGCCCAAGGGCTTCTTGGAGAACGTAGTGAGACAAGATGAAGAACAGAAGAGCTGAGGCAGCCCCTTGCGCTGATAGGCTGTCTGCCCCTTTTGCAGTGGTGTCCGGCAATGTGCACAAGACATCTTGGTGCCCATTGAAGAGCGCCCAGCCCTCTGTGCCATACTTGAGCGCAGGGACATTCGAGGAGAGCGCCGGGGCCGGAATGGCACAAAGTCCTCATCATTGGGGTCATCTACCATGGCATCAGAATCCTCATCTGACACTGGAACTGTGGGAGTAGGGGGAGCAGTGAGAAAAGGGCACCAGAACAGATCTCCAGTCATTTGATGA from Meriones unguiculatus strain TT.TT164.6M chromosome X, Bangor_MerUng_6.1, whole genome shotgun sequence encodes the following:
- the Zmym3 gene encoding zinc finger MYM-type protein 3 isoform X2, which codes for MDPSDFPSPFDPLTLPVKPLAGDLPVDMEFGEDLLESQTAPSRGWAPPGPSASSGALDLLDTPSGLEKDPAVVLDGATELLGLGGLLYKAPTSLEVDHGPEGTLAWDSGEQTLEHRPGCHTPEVMPPDPGAGASPPLPEGLLEPLAPDSPIILESPHIEEEEITPIATRRRGSPGQEREHTQRQPQSPNAPPSPSVGDTLGDGINSSQTKPGVSNPAAHPSLPGDGLTGKESEKPPERKRSERVRRAEPPKPEVVDSTESIPVSDEDSDAMVDDPNDEDFVPFRPRRSPRMSLRSSMAQRAGRSSMGTKMSCAHCRTPLQKGQTAYQRKGLPQLFCSSSCLTTFSKKPLGRKTCTFCRKLIWNTKESIVVQSGSGGSFHEFCTSVCLSLYEAQQQRPIPQSGDPADATRCSICQKTGEVLHEVSNGSVVHRLCSDSCFSKFRANKGLKTNCCDQCGAYIYARPGSLGPELLFHDGQQKRFCNTTCLGAYKKKNTRVYPCVWCKTLCKNFEMLSHVDRNGKTSLFCSLCCTTSYKVKQAGLTGPPRPCSFCRRSLSDPCYYNKVDRTVYQFCSPSCWTKFQRTSPEGGIHLSCHYCHSLFSGKPEVLEWQDQVFQFCCRDCCEDFKRLRGVVSQCEHCRQEKLLHEKLRFSGVEKSFCSEGCVLLYKQDFTKKLGLCCITCTYCSQTCQRGVTEQLDGSTWDFCSEDCKTKYLLWYCKAARCHACKRQGKLLETIHWRGQIRHFCNQQCLLRFYSQQNQPNLDTQSGPESLLNSQSSESKPQTPSQTKVENNNTVRTPEENGNLGKIPLKTRPTPTVPTPPPPQPPATPRKNKAAMCKPLMQNRGVSCKVEMKSKGSQTEEWKPQMIVLPIPVPIFVPVPMHLYCQKVPVPFSMPIPVPVPMFLPTTLESTDKIVETIEELKVKIPSNPLEADILAMAEMIAEAEELDKASSDLCDLVSNQSAEGLLEDCDLFGTARDDVLAMAVKMANVLDEPGQDLEADFPKNPLDINPSVDFLFDCGLVGPDDVSTEQDLPRSMRKGQKRLMLSESCSRDSLSSQPSCTGLNYSYGVNAWKCWVQSKYANGETSKGDEIRFGPKPMRIKEDILACSAAELNYGLAQFVREITRPNGERYEPDSIYYLCLGIQQYLLENNRMVNIFTDLYYLTFVQELNKSLSTWQPTLLPNNTVFSRVEEEHLWECKQLGVYSPFVLLNTLMFFNTKFFGLQTAEEHMQLSFTNVVRQSRKCTTPRGTTKVVSIRYYAPVQQRKGRDTGPGKRKREDETILEQRENRMNPLRCPVKFYEFYLSKCPESLRTRNDVFYLQPERSCIAESPLWYSVIPMDRSMLESMLNRILAVREIYEELGRPGEEDLD
- the Zmym3 gene encoding zinc finger MYM-type protein 3 isoform X5, which translates into the protein MDPSDFPSPFDPLTLPVKPLAGDLPVDMEFGEDLLESQTAPSRGWAPPGDGLTGKESEKPPERKRSERVRRAEPPKPEVVDSTESIPVSDEDSDAMVDDPNDEDFVPFRPRRSPRMSLRSSMAQRAGRSSMGTKMSCAHCRTPLQKGQTAYQRKGLPQLFCSSSCLTTFSKKPLGRKTCTFCRKLIWNTKESIVVQSGSGGSFHEFCTSVCLSLYEAQQQRPIPQSGDPADATRCSICQKTGEVLHEVSNGSVVHRLCSDSCFSKFRANKGLKTNCCDQCGAYIYARPGSLGPELLFHDGQQKRFCNTTCLGAYKKKNTRVYPCVWCKTLCKNFEMLSHVDRNGKTSLFCSLCCTTSYKVKQAGLTGPPRPCSFCRRSLSDPCYYNKVDRTVYQFCSPSCWTKFQRTSPEGGIHLSCHYCHSLFSGKPEVLEWQDQVFQFCCRDCCEDFKRLRGVVSQCEHCRQEKLLHEKLRFSGVEKSFCSEGCVLLYKQDFTKKLGLCCITCTYCSQTCQRGVTEQLDGSTWDFCSEDCKTKYLLWYCKAARCHACKRQGKLLETIHWRGQIRHFCNQQCLLRFYSQQNQPNLDTQSGPESLLNSQSSESKPQTPSQTKVENNNTVRTPEENGNLGKIPLKTRPTPTVPTPPPPQPPATPRKNKAAMCKPLMQNRGVSCKVEMKSKGSQTEEWKPQMIVLPIPVPIFVPVPMHLYCQKVPVPFSMPIPVPVPMFLPTTLESTDKIVETIEELKVKIPSNPLEADILAMAEMIAEAEELDKASSDLCDLVSNQSAEGLLEDCDLFGTARDDVLAMAVKMANVLDEPGQDLEADFPKNPLDINPSVDFLFDCGLVGPDDVSTEQDLPRSMRKGQKRLMLSESCSRDSLSSQPSCTGLNYSYGVNAWKCWVQSKYANGETSKGDEIRFGPKPMRIKEDILACSAAELNYGLAQFVREITRPNGERYEPDSIYYLCLGIQQYLLENNRMVNIFTDLYYLTFVQELNKSLSTWQPTLLPNNTVFSRVEEEHLWECKQLGVYSPFVLLNTLMFFNTKFFGLQTAEEHMQLSFTNVVRQSRKCTTPRGTTKVVSIRYYAPVQQRKGRDTGPGKRKREDETILEQRENRMNPLRCPVKFYEFYLSKCPESLRTRNDVFYLQPERSCIAESPLWYSVIPMDRSMLESMLNRILAVREIYEELGRPGEEDLD
- the Zmym3 gene encoding zinc finger MYM-type protein 3 isoform X4, which translates into the protein MDPSDFPSPFDPLTLPVKPLAGDLPVDMEFGEDLLESQTAPSRGWAPPGDGLTGKESEKPPERVQKRSERVRRAEPPKPEVVDSTESIPVSDEDSDAMVDDPNDEDFVPFRPRRSPRMSLRSSMAQRAGRSSMGTKMSCAHCRTPLQKGQTAYQRKGLPQLFCSSSCLTTFSKKPLGRKTCTFCRKLIWNTKESIVVQSGSGGSFHEFCTSVCLSLYEAQQQRPIPQSGDPADATRCSICQKTGEVLHEVSNGSVVHRLCSDSCFSKFRANKGLKTNCCDQCGAYIYARPGSLGPELLFHDGQQKRFCNTTCLGAYKKKNTRVYPCVWCKTLCKNFEMLSHVDRNGKTSLFCSLCCTTSYKVKQAGLTGPPRPCSFCRRSLSDPCYYNKVDRTVYQFCSPSCWTKFQRTSPEGGIHLSCHYCHSLFSGKPEVLEWQDQVFQFCCRDCCEDFKRLRGVVSQCEHCRQEKLLHEKLRFSGVEKSFCSEGCVLLYKQDFTKKLGLCCITCTYCSQTCQRGVTEQLDGSTWDFCSEDCKTKYLLWYCKAARCHACKRQGKLLETIHWRGQIRHFCNQQCLLRFYSQQNQPNLDTQSGPESLLNSQSSESKPQTPSQTKVENNNTVRTPEENGNLGKIPLKTRPTPTVPTPPPPQPPATPRKNKAAMCKPLMQNRGVSCKVEMKSKGSQTEEWKPQMIVLPIPVPIFVPVPMHLYCQKVPVPFSMPIPVPVPMFLPTTLESTDKIVETIEELKVKIPSNPLEADILAMAEMIAEAEELDKASSDLCDLVSNQSAEGLLEDCDLFGTARDDVLAMAVKMANVLDEPGQDLEADFPKNPLDINPSVDFLFDCGLVGPDDVSTEQDLPRSMRKGQKRLMLSESCSRDSLSSQPSCTGLNYSYGVNAWKCWVQSKYANGETSKGDEIRFGPKPMRIKEDILACSAAELNYGLAQFVREITRPNGERYEPDSIYYLCLGIQQYLLENNRMVNIFTDLYYLTFVQELNKSLSTWQPTLLPNNTVFSRVEEEHLWECKQLGVYSPFVLLNTLMFFNTKFFGLQTAEEHMQLSFTNVVRQSRKCTTPRGTTKVVSIRYYAPVQQRKGRDTGPGKRKREDETILEQRENRMNPLRCPVKFYEFYLSKCPESLRTRNDVFYLQPERSCIAESPLWYSVIPMDRSMLESMLNRILAVREIYEELGRPGEEDLD
- the Zmym3 gene encoding zinc finger MYM-type protein 3 isoform X1, which encodes MDPSDFPSPFDPLTLPVKPLAGDLPVDMEFGEDLLESQTAPSRGWAPPGPSASSGALDLLDTPSGLEKDPAVVLDGATELLGLGGLLYKAPTSLEVDHGPEGTLAWDSGEQTLEHRPGCHTPEVMPPDPGAGASPPLPEGLLEPLAPDSPIILESPHIEEEEITPIATRRRGSPGQEREHTQRQPQSPNAPPSPSVGDTLGDGINSSQTKPGVSNPAAHPSLPGDGLTGKESEKPPERVQKRSERVRRAEPPKPEVVDSTESIPVSDEDSDAMVDDPNDEDFVPFRPRRSPRMSLRSSMAQRAGRSSMGTKMSCAHCRTPLQKGQTAYQRKGLPQLFCSSSCLTTFSKKPLGRKTCTFCRKLIWNTKESIVVQSGSGGSFHEFCTSVCLSLYEAQQQRPIPQSGDPADATRCSICQKTGEVLHEVSNGSVVHRLCSDSCFSKFRANKGLKTNCCDQCGAYIYARPGSLGPELLFHDGQQKRFCNTTCLGAYKKKNTRVYPCVWCKTLCKNFEMLSHVDRNGKTSLFCSLCCTTSYKVKQAGLTGPPRPCSFCRRSLSDPCYYNKVDRTVYQFCSPSCWTKFQRTSPEGGIHLSCHYCHSLFSGKPEVLEWQDQVFQFCCRDCCEDFKRLRGVVSQCEHCRQEKLLHEKLRFSGVEKSFCSEGCVLLYKQDFTKKLGLCCITCTYCSQTCQRGVTEQLDGSTWDFCSEDCKTKYLLWYCKAARCHACKRQGKLLETIHWRGQIRHFCNQQCLLRFYSQQNQPNLDTQSGPESLLNSQSSESKPQTPSQTKVENNNTVRTPEENGNLGKIPLKTRPTPTVPTPPPPQPPATPRKNKAAMCKPLMQNRGVSCKVEMKSKGSQTEEWKPQMIVLPIPVPIFVPVPMHLYCQKVPVPFSMPIPVPVPMFLPTTLESTDKIVETIEELKVKIPSNPLEADILAMAEMIAEAEELDKASSDLCDLVSNQSAEGLLEDCDLFGTARDDVLAMAVKMANVLDEPGQDLEADFPKNPLDINPSVDFLFDCGLVGPDDVSTEQDLPRSMRKGQKRLMLSESCSRDSLSSQPSCTGLNYSYGVNAWKCWVQSKYANGETSKGDEIRFGPKPMRIKEDILACSAAELNYGLAQFVREITRPNGERYEPDSIYYLCLGIQQYLLENNRMVNIFTDLYYLTFVQELNKSLSTWQPTLLPNNTVFSRVEEEHLWECKQLGVYSPFVLLNTLMFFNTKFFGLQTAEEHMQLSFTNVVRQSRKCTTPRGTTKVVSIRYYAPVQQRKGRDTGPGKRKREDETILEQRENRMNPLRCPVKFYEFYLSKCPESLRTRNDVFYLQPERSCIAESPLWYSVIPMDRSMLESMLNRILAVREIYEELGRPGEEDLD